A single region of the Leptodactylus fuscus isolate aLepFus1 chromosome 5, aLepFus1.hap2, whole genome shotgun sequence genome encodes:
- the LOC142204240 gene encoding olfactory receptor 5P52-like, whose product MVITPLLERILRWSMYVFLTQLTTSDILTTSDIVLNLLHILNNSSPTSILGCITQFSFCYPECAECFLLTVMSYGRYLATHCEYLAHNIITCYTSLSSYIPTMSGYNDSTVFEILLLGFPDLHNFWLLVFLALLIVYVVTLLGNILIIGLVSSTSELQSPMYIFLTHLSLCDILISTNISPNTLKVIVWGKCYISLLFCEIQLYFFGSSALIECSLLAVMSYDRYLAICVPLRYSAIMNQARPLYFATICWAGSFLLSMIAESLLFRLDFCGPNTIDHFFCDLAPVLHLSCTDTKILEVLISILVMAIVFTQLLFVVATYICIFTAILRISSTHGRQKVFSTCSSHLIVVSAYYGTLITVYVAPSRRYSLNLSKTFSLLNTVITPLCNPIIYTLRNREIRIAISKSIFQKKLLRVQRQPGTQ is encoded by the exons ATGGTCATCACCCCACTACTAGAGAGGATCCTCCGCTGGTCCATGTACGTCTTCCTGACACAGCTCACCACCTCCGACATCCTGACAACCTCAGACATTGTCCTGAACCTGCTTCATATCCTTAACAATAGCTCCCCTACATCTATTTTGGGATGTATCACACAGTTCTCCTTTTGTTACCCTGAGTGTGCAGAATGTTTCCTACTGACAGTGATGTCCTATGGCCGATATCTGGCCACAC ATTGTGAGTATTTGGCCCATAACATTATTACTTGTTATACATCGCTCTCCTCTTACATTCCCACAATGTCCGGATACAATGACTCCACAGTGTTTGAAATTTTACTTTTGGGATTTCCCGACCTTCACAATTTTTGGTTGCTTGTGTTCCTTGCTCTGCTCATTGTTTATGTGGTCACTTTGCTGGGGAACATTCTCATTATTGGATTAGTGTCCTCTACTTCTGAGCTACAATCCCCCATGTACATCTTTCTCACTCACCTTTCCCTCTGTGACATCCTGATAAGTACAAATATTAGTCCTAACACCCTGAAGGTCATTGTATGGGGGAAATGTTACATATCTCTTCTATTTTGTGAAATACAGTTGTATTTTTTCGGTTCTTCCGCACTTATAGAATGTTCTCTTCTTGCCGTGATGTCCTATGACCGATACTTGGCCATCTGTGTCCCGTTGCGTTACTCAGCCATTATGAACCAGGCTCGACCTCTATATTTTGCTACAATATGTTGGGCTGGCAGTTTCCTCTTGTCGATGATTGCAGAAAGTCTCTTATTTCGATTAGACTTCTGTGGCCCCAACACCATTGACCATTTCTTCTGCGATCTTGCTCCAGTTCTTCATCTTTCGTGCACAGACACAAAAATTTTAGAAGTCCTGATATCTATTCTAGTCATGGCAATTGTCTTCACGCAGTTGTTGTTTGTCGTAGCGACTTATATCTGCATATTCACGGCCATCTTAAGGATCTCTTCCACCCATGGCAGACAGAAGGTCTTCTCAACCTGTAGCTCTCACCTTATTGTTGTGTCTGCTTATTATGGGACACTTATCACAGTTTATGTTGCACCATCTAGAAGATACTCCCTAAACCTGAGTAAAACATTTTCACTCCTGAACACCGTCATCACCCCGCTGTGTAACCCCATCATCTACACATTGCGGAATAGAGAAATCAGAATTGCCATAAGCAAATCTATTTTTCAGAAGAAACTTTTAAGAGTCCAGAGACAGCCAGGAACCCAATAG